A stretch of the Filimonas lacunae genome encodes the following:
- a CDS encoding NPCBM/NEW2 domain-containing protein has translation MNLFRSKKPYVFTGMLAFSLFSGVVSAQTVWLDQLDLSAATQGYGVPGKNKSIDGKTMTIAGKTFSRGFGTHAVSSLTILMQGKASLFTAQVGIDDEVKGHEPAVVFEVYGDGKKLWSSGVMHLGDAAKSCSVPLTGVQKMELVVTDGGNGNYYDHANWADASITTTDVAGTKTWNPIATVPYILTPKAPATPRINGSTVTGARPGSPFQYRIAATGDRPMTFTAKGLPNGLQLDNQTGIITGTLPAKGSYTVTLGAQNAKGKTTRQLRIVCGDKVALTPPMGWNSWNCFAGEVSADKVKRAADAMVKSGLVNHGWTYINIDDFWQNHRDSKDSTLRGKLRDDNGNIVPNVRFGNMKALADYVHNAGMKIGLYSSPGPWTCGGCAGSYGYEKQDAESYAKWGFDYLKYDWCSYGGVINGMKDNDPYKVSSLSYRGGNELATAKRPFELMGNYLQQQPRDIVFSLCQYGMSDVWKWGDSVNGSCWRTTNDITDTWASVKEIALAQDKAAAWARPGNWNDPDMLVVGTVGWGNPHPSKLKPDEQYLHLSLWSLFSAPLLIGCDMEKLDDFTINLLTNDEVIAIDQDPLGKQATCVQTIGDLRIYVKQLEDGSRAVGFCNFGLESATLDYKAFDKLGLTGKQQVRDLWRQQNITRIDTRSGALPVKVPAHGVLLYKFTSVK, from the coding sequence ATGAATCTATTCCGTTCTAAAAAACCTTACGTCTTTACCGGCATGCTTGCCTTCTCCCTTTTCTCCGGCGTCGTTTCTGCCCAAACCGTATGGCTGGATCAGTTAGACCTCAGCGCAGCCACACAGGGCTATGGCGTACCCGGCAAAAACAAATCGATAGATGGCAAAACCATGACCATAGCGGGCAAAACCTTTTCCCGCGGGTTTGGTACGCATGCAGTAAGTTCTTTAACCATACTGATGCAGGGCAAAGCCAGTTTGTTTACTGCACAGGTAGGTATCGATGATGAAGTAAAAGGCCACGAACCTGCTGTGGTGTTTGAAGTGTATGGCGATGGTAAAAAATTATGGTCAAGCGGCGTAATGCATTTGGGTGATGCCGCTAAATCCTGCTCCGTACCCCTTACCGGTGTACAGAAAATGGAACTGGTGGTAACAGACGGCGGCAACGGAAATTATTATGACCATGCCAACTGGGCCGATGCCAGCATCACCACCACCGATGTGGCTGGCACTAAAACCTGGAACCCTATTGCTACCGTGCCGTATATACTTACCCCCAAAGCACCCGCCACACCACGCATTAACGGCAGCACGGTAACCGGCGCACGTCCCGGCTCACCTTTTCAATACCGCATAGCCGCCACCGGCGACAGGCCCATGACGTTTACCGCCAAAGGCTTACCCAACGGTTTGCAACTGGATAACCAAACAGGTATTATCACCGGCACACTGCCCGCCAAAGGCAGCTATACCGTAACCCTGGGCGCACAAAACGCCAAAGGCAAAACCACCAGGCAATTGCGCATTGTATGCGGCGATAAGGTGGCCCTTACCCCACCCATGGGCTGGAACAGCTGGAACTGCTTTGCCGGTGAAGTATCGGCCGATAAAGTAAAACGTGCCGCCGATGCCATGGTTAAAAGCGGCCTGGTAAACCACGGCTGGACCTATATTAACATAGATGATTTCTGGCAAAACCACCGCGATTCAAAAGACTCCACCTTACGCGGTAAACTGCGCGATGATAACGGCAACATTGTACCCAACGTACGCTTTGGTAATATGAAAGCACTGGCTGATTATGTACACAATGCCGGTATGAAAATAGGCCTGTATTCCAGCCCCGGCCCGTGGACCTGCGGCGGCTGTGCCGGCAGCTATGGCTATGAGAAGCAGGATGCAGAAAGCTATGCCAAATGGGGCTTTGATTACCTGAAGTACGACTGGTGCAGCTATGGTGGCGTGATCAATGGCATGAAAGATAATGATCCTTATAAAGTATCTTCCCTGTCGTACCGTGGCGGCAACGAGCTGGCTACAGCCAAACGTCCCTTTGAGCTGATGGGCAATTACCTGCAACAGCAGCCACGGGATATTGTGTTCAGTCTGTGCCAGTATGGTATGTCCGACGTTTGGAAATGGGGGGATAGTGTCAACGGCAGCTGCTGGCGCACTACCAATGATATTACCGATACCTGGGCCAGCGTAAAAGAAATAGCCCTGGCGCAGGACAAAGCTGCCGCATGGGCACGCCCCGGTAACTGGAACGATCCTGATATGCTGGTAGTAGGCACCGTAGGCTGGGGCAACCCGCACCCCAGCAAGCTGAAGCCGGATGAACAATACCTGCACCTGAGCCTGTGGAGCCTGTTCAGCGCCCCGCTGCTGATAGGCTGTGATATGGAAAAGCTGGACGACTTTACGATAAACCTGCTCACCAATGATGAAGTAATAGCCATTGACCAGGACCCGCTGGGCAAACAAGCCACCTGTGTGCAAACCATCGGCGACCTGCGCATATATGTGAAGCAACTGGAAGATGGCAGCCGCGCCGTAGGCTTCTGCAACTTTGGGCTGGAAAGCGCGACACTCGATTATAAAGCTTTTGACAAACTGGGCCTTACCGGCAAACAGCAGGTGCGCGACCTGTGGCGCCAGCAGAACATTACCCGTATAGATACCCGCAGCGGTGCCTTGCCCGTTAAAGTGCCTGCACATGGCGTATTGCTATATAAATTTACTTCCGTGAAATAA
- a CDS encoding glycoside hydrolase family 31 protein produces MKRVFILLLMIPGIYSQAQQYRKNSDGITTTIGDKDVSIQFYTPGIVRVIKMPVHQPLNKKSLSVIAVPQKTQVAVTTQAGEIVLTSKQLQVRVNTTTGAIQYQAANGNALLSEKPGSTAFTPFDDAGNKTYTVTQAFQLEADEPIYGLGQHQRGNLSQRNQKYTLMMQGNTDDPITFFQSVKGYGLFWDNYSPTTFEDKPGETLFTSEVGDGVDYYFMYGGNADGVIARMRELTGQSPMFPLWTYGFWQSKERYKSQQEIVGVVQKYRDLQVPLDGIIQDWQYWGDNYHWNGMNFLNPEFTQPKKMVDDIHALKAHAIISIWASFGPKTQPYEELNAKGMLFNFSTWPESGKDVWPPDMNYPSGVRVYDPYNPDARDIYWKYVNKGLFSIGLDGWWMDSSEPDHLSFKNTDLDQKSFLGSFRKVRNAFPLMTVGGVYDHQRKVSSDKRVFILTRSAFAGQQRYGANTWSGDITSSWETLQKQIPTGLNFSLSGIPYWNSDIGGFFLSKFRKKLEDPEYRELYARWVAFGAFCPMMRSHGADAPREIYQFGSKGNQIYDAIEKFIRLRYSLLPYIYSTSWEVTAHQGSMMRALMMDFAQDKNSWNINSEYMFGKSLLVAPVTHAQYLKPAATNGKDTTWAEDFSTPKQSEVYLPAGASWFDFWTGEQHNGGQKVMKATPLDIIPVYVKAGAVLPIGPQVQYAEEKKWDNLEIRVYPGANGSFVLYEDENDNYNYEKGMYSNITFQYNNTAKTLTISNRKGQFPGMLTTRKFRITLPGSNTAKTVTYTGKALTVKL; encoded by the coding sequence ATGAAAAGAGTTTTTATACTGCTGTTGATGATACCAGGTATATACAGCCAGGCACAGCAATACCGCAAAAACAGTGATGGTATTACCACTACCATAGGTGATAAGGACGTGAGTATTCAATTTTATACACCCGGTATAGTAAGGGTGATAAAAATGCCCGTACACCAACCATTGAATAAAAAAAGCCTGTCGGTAATAGCAGTACCACAAAAAACGCAGGTAGCCGTAACTACGCAAGCCGGCGAGATAGTACTTACCAGCAAACAATTGCAGGTACGCGTAAACACCACCACCGGCGCTATACAGTACCAGGCAGCCAATGGCAACGCCCTGTTAAGCGAAAAGCCCGGCAGCACAGCGTTTACACCGTTTGATGATGCAGGCAATAAAACCTATACCGTAACCCAGGCGTTTCAGTTGGAAGCAGACGAACCTATTTACGGCCTGGGCCAGCACCAACGCGGCAACCTGAGTCAGCGTAACCAGAAGTATACGCTGATGATGCAAGGCAATACAGACGACCCTATTACCTTTTTCCAATCCGTAAAAGGCTATGGCCTATTCTGGGATAACTACTCCCCCACCACCTTTGAAGATAAGCCCGGCGAAACCCTGTTTACTTCGGAAGTGGGCGATGGCGTGGATTATTATTTTATGTACGGCGGCAATGCCGATGGCGTAATAGCCCGCATGCGTGAACTCACAGGCCAAAGCCCTATGTTTCCCCTATGGACCTACGGCTTCTGGCAAAGCAAAGAGCGTTATAAATCGCAACAGGAAATAGTGGGCGTAGTACAGAAATACCGCGACTTGCAGGTGCCGCTGGATGGCATTATACAGGACTGGCAATACTGGGGCGATAACTACCACTGGAACGGCATGAACTTTCTGAACCCCGAGTTTACGCAACCGAAAAAAATGGTGGATGATATTCATGCATTAAAAGCGCATGCCATCATCTCTATCTGGGCATCGTTCGGACCTAAAACACAACCCTACGAAGAGCTGAATGCCAAAGGCATGCTGTTCAACTTCAGCACCTGGCCCGAAAGCGGTAAAGACGTATGGCCGCCGGATATGAACTATCCTTCCGGTGTACGTGTATACGACCCCTATAATCCTGATGCCAGGGATATTTACTGGAAGTATGTAAACAAAGGCCTGTTCTCCATTGGGCTGGACGGCTGGTGGATGGACTCCTCCGAGCCCGATCACCTTTCGTTTAAAAATACGGACCTCGATCAAAAATCATTTTTGGGCTCCTTCCGCAAAGTGCGCAATGCCTTCCCGTTAATGACGGTAGGCGGCGTGTACGATCACCAGCGTAAAGTAAGCTCCGATAAACGTGTATTCATACTCACGCGCTCTGCCTTTGCAGGCCAGCAGCGTTATGGCGCCAACACCTGGAGTGGCGATATTACTTCTTCCTGGGAAACCCTGCAAAAGCAGATACCCACCGGCCTCAACTTCTCGTTAAGCGGCATTCCTTACTGGAACAGCGATATCGGCGGCTTCTTCCTGAGTAAGTTTCGCAAAAAGCTGGAAGATCCGGAGTACCGCGAACTGTATGCCCGCTGGGTAGCCTTTGGCGCATTCTGCCCTATGATGCGCTCGCACGGTGCAGACGCCCCGAGAGAGATATACCAGTTTGGCAGCAAAGGCAACCAGATATATGATGCCATTGAAAAATTTATCCGGTTACGTTATAGCCTGTTACCCTATATCTATTCCACTTCCTGGGAAGTTACAGCCCACCAGGGCAGCATGATGCGTGCGTTGATGATGGATTTTGCGCAGGATAAAAACAGCTGGAACATAAACAGCGAGTATATGTTTGGTAAATCGCTGCTGGTAGCCCCGGTTACCCATGCGCAATACCTGAAACCCGCTGCCACCAATGGTAAAGACACTACCTGGGCCGAGGATTTCAGCACACCTAAACAGTCTGAAGTGTATTTACCCGCTGGCGCCAGCTGGTTCGATTTCTGGACGGGCGAACAACACAACGGCGGCCAGAAGGTAATGAAAGCAACACCGCTGGATATTATACCCGTATACGTAAAAGCAGGTGCTGTACTGCCCATTGGCCCACAGGTACAGTATGCCGAAGAAAAGAAATGGGATAACCTGGAAATACGTGTATACCCTGGCGCCAACGGCAGCTTTGTATTGTATGAAGATGAGAATGACAACTACAATTACGAAAAAGGGATGTATTCCAACATCACCTTCCAGTATAACAATACCGCCAAAACACTCACCATCAGCAACAGGAAAGGTCAGTTTCCGGGCATGCTTACCACCCGTAAGTTCAGGATAACCCTGCCCGGCAGCAACACCGCCAAAACGGTTACCTATACCGGAAAAGCACTGACGGTAAAATTGTAG